Proteins from a single region of Kluyveromyces lactis strain NRRL Y-1140 chromosome C complete sequence:
- the DHH1 gene encoding DExD/H-box ATP-dependent RNA helicase DHH1 (similar to uniprot|P39517 Saccharomyces cerevisiae YDL160C DHH1 Cytoplasmic DExD/H-box helicase stimulates mRNA decapping coordinates distinct steps in mRNA function and decay interacts with both the decapping and deadenylase complexes may have a role in mRNA export and translation): protein MGSDTSESNNDWKTQLNIPKKDTRPQTDDVLNTKGRSFEDFYLKRELLMGIFEAGFEKPSPIQEEAIPVAIAGKDILARAKNGTGKTAAFVIPTLEKVKPKLNKIQALIMVPTRELALQTSQVVRTLGKHCGISCMVTTGGTNLRDDIMRLNEPVHILVGTPGRVLDLASRRVTDLSECHLFIMDEADKMLSRDFKVLAEQILGFLPERRQLLLFSATFPVTVKEFMVKHLKNPHEINLMDELTLKGISQFYAFVEEKQKLHCLNTLFSKLQINQAIIFCNSTNRVELLAKKITELGFSCYYSHARMKQSERNKVFHEFRQGKVRTLVCSDLLTRGIDIQAVNVVINFDFPKTAETYLHRIGRSGRFGHLGLAINLINWNDRFNLYKIEQELNTEIAPIPSQIDKSLYVAEDSSAVPIPFPLESLPITANAPQQPANAEPLPPQQTQVQFHAPPQQQQQQQQQQQQQQYQQFPNQQQQQYGQPLMPQNYQQQAYPPQPFPSKGFPQQQYTQAPQ, encoded by the coding sequence ATGGGCAGCGATACAAGCGAAAGTAATAACGACTGGAAGACCCAGTTGAATATTCCTAAAAAGGATACGAGGCCTCAGACTGATGATGTGTTGAACACGAAGGGTCGTTCGTTTGAAGATTtctatttgaaaagagaactTTTGATGGGTATATTTGAAGCAGGGTTTGAGAAGCCTTCCCCAatccaagaagaagctatTCCCGTTGCCATTGCCGGGAAGGATATATTAGCGCGTGCCAAGAACGGTACTGGTAAGACGGCAGCGTTCGTTATACcaactttggaaaaagtgaaGCCCAAGTTGAACAAAATTCAAGCATTGATTATGGTTCCTACAAGAGAGTTGGCTTTGCAAACATCACAAGTGGTGCGCACGCTAGGGAAACACTGTGGTATCTCTTGTATGGTTACCACTGGTGGTACGAATTTGAGAGATGACATCATGAGATTAAATGAACCTGTACACATTTTGGTGGGTACGCCCGGTAGAGTGCTAGATTTGGCATCAAGAAGAGTGACAGATTTGAGCGAATGTCATTTGTTCATTATGGATGAAGCGGATAAGATGTTAAGTCGTGACTTTAAAGTGTTGGCGGAACAAATACTTGGGTTCTTACCAGAACGTCGTCAACTGCTTTTGTTCAGTGCGACTTTCCCAGTCACCGTGAAAGAGTTCATGGTGaagcatttgaaaaacCCTCATGAGATTAATTTGATGGATGAATTGACACTAAAGGGTATATCACAATTTTATGCATTCgtggaagaaaaacaaaaacttcATTGCTTGAACACTTTGTTCAGTAAATTGCAAATCAACCAAGCAATTATCTTTTGTAATTCTACTAACCGTGTCGAACTTTTGGCTAAAAAAATTACTGAATTAGGATTTTCTTGTTACTACTCACATGCTAGAATGAAACAATCCGAAAGAAACAAAGTCTTCCATGAATTCCGCCAAGGTAAAGTTCGTACGTTGGTTTGTTCCGATTTGTTAACTCGTGGTATCGATATTCAAGCCGTTAATGTGGTCATTAACTTCGATTTCCCAAAGACTGCCGAAACTTATTTGCATCGTATTGGTAGATCTGGTAGGTTCGGTCACTTGGGTTTGGCTATCAACTTGATTAACTGGAACGATAGATTCAACTTGTACAAGATCGAGCAAGAATTAAACACCGAAATTGCTCCTATCCCATCTCAAATTGATAAATCCTTGTACGTTGCGGAAGATAGTTCCGCAGTCCCAATCCCATTCCCTTTGGAATCCCTGCCAATCACTGCAAATGCTCCCCAACAACCTGCAAATGCTGAACCGTTGCCTCCTCAACAAACTCAAGTGCAATTCCATGCTCCTCCtcagcagcaacagcaacaacaacagcaacaacaacaacaacaatatcaacaattcccaaaccaacaacaacagcaataTGGTCAGCCTCTAATGCCGCAAAACTACCAACAACAGGCTTATCCACCTCAACCTTTCCCATCAAAAGGCTTCCCACAACAACAATACACTCAAGCTCCTCAATAA
- the PNP1 gene encoding purine-nucleoside phosphorylase (similar to uniprot|Q05788 Saccharomyces cerevisiae YLR209C PNP1 purine nucleoside phosphorylase specifically metabolizes inosine and guanosine nucleosides), with translation MSSLDINEQRALIKSAHRYISEKLEDHFSSEFLPKALVICGSGLSGISTKIADEPKPLILSYSTIPGFKVSTVPGHSGELIFGYMNGAPVVLMNGRLHSYEGHSLAETVHPIRALHLLGSINVLIVTNAAGGINASFKAGDLMCVYDHINFPGLCGFHPLRGANFDEFGPRFLATSDAYDLELRKLLFSKKKELNIERKIHEGTYSYVHGPTFESRAESRFLRLAGTDAVGMSTVPEVVTARHCGWRVLALSLITNECVVDPPASAHDENPVPIQEGKATHEEVLENSAKASKDVQELIFSVVAEI, from the coding sequence ATGTCCTCACTTGACATCAATGAGCAACGTGCTCTTATAAAGTCTGCTCACAGATACATCTCAGAGAAACTCGAGGATCACTTCTCATCCGAGTTTTTACCAAAGGCTCTTGTGATTTGTGGATCTGGTTTAAGTGGAATCTCAACCAAGATCGCTGATGAACCAAAGCCATTGATTCTGTCTTATTCGACCATTCCTGGCTTCAAAGTCAGCACCGTACCTGGACATAGTGGTGAGTTGATCTTTGGCTACATGAACGGTGCGCCTGTCGTCTTAATGAATGGCCGTTTGCATTCTTATGAGGGCCATTCCTTAGCAGAAACAGTGCATCCTATCCGTGCATTGCACTTGTTGGGGTCAATCAATGTCTTGATCGTAACAAATGCAGCCGGTGGTATCAATGCCTCCTTTAAGGCTGGGGATTTAATGTGTGTCTACGACCATATCAATTTCCCAGGATTATGCGGGTTCCATCCTCTAAGGGGAGCTAATTTTGACGAATTTGGGCCAAGATTCTTGGCTACCAGTGATGCTTATGACTTGGAACTACGTAAGctattgttttcaaagaaaaaagagcTCAATATCGAAAGAAAGATCCATGAGGGTACCTACTCATACGTTCATGGTCCTACCTTCGAAAGCAGAGCTGAATCACGTTTCTTGAGATTGGCTGGTACAGATGCTGTGGGAATGAGTACTGTTCCTGAGGTTGTTACTGCTAGACATTGTGGCTGGAGAGTACTTGCCTTATCCTTAATCACAAATGAATGTGTCGTTGATCCTCCAGCCAGTGCTCATGATGAAAATCCGGTACCAattcaagaaggaaaggCTACACATGAGGAAGTGCTCGAAAATAGTGCCAAAGCATCAAAAGATGTTCAGGAATTAATCTTTTCCGTAGTTGCGGAGATATAA